CTCTTCAGTGAGCCCGGCTTCCTCTCCCCGTTGCCGCATCTCGTCCAGCGCGATTTTGAGTTCCAGTTGCTTCGCCCTCTCGGCCAGCCGCTTCAGTTCCTCGTAACGGGAGTACCCGATTAAAACGCCCCTAGGCTTCGAACGCAGTGCGATGATCCACACTTCCCCGCCCTCGGCCCGCTCCACGTACTCTCCCAGCCGCGGCCTCAACTGGTCCACCCCTATGATCCTCTCCACGAACACCCA
This genomic window from Ammonifex degensii KC4 contains:
- a CDS encoding type II toxin-antitoxin system Phd/YefM family antitoxin; this encodes MERIIGVDQLRPRLGEYVERAEGGEVWIIALRSKPRGVLIGYSRYEELKRLAERAKQLELKIALDEMRQRGEEAGLTEEDVLKEIEEVRKCGR